From one Nymphalis io chromosome 19, ilAglIoxx1.1, whole genome shotgun sequence genomic stretch:
- the LOC126775893 gene encoding 26S proteasome regulatory subunit 6A-B: MATTLEDKSIWEDGEEALSEEVLRMPTDEIISRSRLLDNEIKIMKSEVMRISHELQAQNDKIKENTEKIKVNKTLPYLVSNVIELLDVDPQEEEEDGAVVDLDSQRKGKCAVIKTSTRQTYFLPVIGLVDAEKLKPGDLVGVNKDSYLILETLPAEYDARVKAMEVDERPTEQYSDIGGLDKQIQELIEAVVLPMTHKEKFVNLGIHPPKGVLLYGPPGTGKTLLARACAAQTKSTFLKLAGPQLVQMFIGDGAKLVRDAFALAKEKAPAIIFIDELDAIGTKRFDSEKAGDREVQRTMLELLNQLDGFSSTADIKVIAATNRVDILDPALLRSGRLDRKIEFPHPNEEARARIMQIHSRKMNVSPDVNFEELSRSTDDFNGAQCKAVCVEAGMIALRRSATAVTHEDFMDAILEVQAKKKANLSYYA, encoded by the exons atggCTACGACTCTTGAAGACAAGTCTATCTGGGAAGATGGAGAAGAAGCCTTAAGTGAAGAAGTTCTTCGAATGCCAACAGACGAGATTATCAGTCGTAGCCGATTGTTAGACAACGAAATTAAAATCATGAAAAGTGAAGTAATGAGAATCTCTCACGAATTACAAGCTCAGAACGACAAAATTAAAGAGAACACAGAAAAAATTAAAGTCAATAAAACTCTGCCGTACCTTGTCTCAAACGTGATAGAACTCCTCGATGTAGACCCACAGGAGGAGGAGGAAGACGGTGCTGTGGTAGACTTGGACTCTCAGAGGAAAGGAAAGTGTGCCGTCATCAAAACCTCAACTCGTCAGACCTACTTCTTACCGGTTATAGGATTGGTTGATGCAGAAAAGTTAAAACCAGGTGATTTAGTCGGAGTTAATAAGGATTCTTATCTGATTCTTGAAACTTTGCCTGCTGAATATGATGCGAGAGTTAAGGCTATGGAGGTAGATGAGAGACCTACTGAACAATACTCTGATATTGGAGGGCTAGACAAACAAATTCAG gaacTGATTGAAGCAGTAGTATTGCCTATGACACACAAGGAGAAGTTTGTTAACCTTGGTATTCATCCACCAAAGGGAGTACTGTTGTATGGACCTCCAGGTACTGGCAAGACCCTTTTAGCCAGGGCCTGTGCGGCTCAAACCAAATCTACTTTCCTGAAGCTTGCAGGACCTCAGCTTGTTCAGATGTTTATAG GTGATGGTGCAAAATTGGTACGTGATGCCTTTGCTCTGGCCAAAGAAAAAGCACCTGCGATAATCTTCATTGATGAACTTGATGCCATTGGTACCAAGCGTTTCGACTCTGAGAAGGCTGGTGATCGTGAAGTACAACGTACCATGTTGGAGCTGCTTAACCAGCTTGATGGATTTAGTTCTACTGCTGAtattaag GTAATCGCAGCTACAAACAGAGTAGACATTTTGGATCCTGCTCTGCTGAGATCTGGTCGTCTGGATAGGAAGATTGAATTCCCTCACCCCAATGAAGAAGCCAGAGCAAGAATTATGCAAATTCACTCAAG AAAAATGAATGTATCACCAGATGTCAATTTTGAGGAACTCTCCCGTTCTACTGATGATTTCAATGGAGCACAATGTAAGGCAGTATGTGTTGAAGCTGGTATGATTGCGCTTCGGCGTTCTGCTACCGCCGTTACTCATGAAGACTTCATGGACGCCATATTAGAAGTGCAAGCCAAGAAAAAGGCCAACCTTAGCTACTATGCCTAA
- the LOC126775886 gene encoding uncharacterized protein LOC126775886 isoform X1 produces the protein MEQEDEFKPQFKISSDELPKIHKKCNHNRPHTSPHVSTETTIPSTSGLQTEQDKGSMRNNDDETNDSKEKENEGSISDWVSGGPIGSKVAVLVFRSCVLASRTPSMESTTKTVGNNTGTTILLNKAKNMAKRLVAEPHSFSVRPKNIMHDVMETFGNSNKFTGQAYVVRHVSEAEMPETMSIEEQGREPTEHKRDIEDVLNDLSKITLKKNLNIENTTANIKPPEEPPPTKDVKEEKKGKKSKGKSKRKNTHVQRTLSPTLESDDSEHMLVKDVDSVKVLESCHMPARVLKITYKLVNTETKLLHRLLQAHGLQEASQDAKDFNLMWAGLHPKPDVLRSLTPYQRVNHFPRSYELTRKDKLFKNIEKMQYFRGLKHFDFIPTTFLMPVEYKELCTTHYRTKGPWIVKPAASSRGRGIYIVNTPEQIPKGENVVVAKYIDKPLLIGGHKCDLRLYVCVTSIDPLLIYLYEEGLVRFATVKYDKTNKNLWNPCMHLCNYSINKYHTDYIKCDDPNAGNIGHKWTLSALLRHLRKQGRNTAALMAAIEDLVVKSILSSAQTITAAARVFVPSHFNCFELFGYDILIDDMLKPWLLEINLSPSLACESPLDARVKSALLADTLTLVGLPAVPMSKNEASPQSNSLRMRIGACRRVHSAENSCVRGKAGGPAPGAAGSGGPGGPAGPAGPGGPGGPGGPGGALTGDELRLVRAVRAQYARRGGFVRIFPSQNSWQKYAQYLDPVTGVPVCSTSLNNNAPYAVVQHNYNLLVHSHVLPHFQHATVATSLTDTPQRLQRYEAACIAGAAPPVQLDAAPAPPAADARRAKLLVKQQLADGLRLTTGEVRRAFGLYLTHVLKRISSPSNELGVQHAALVLRFLRRASASLRMPYNGPPAKMCDKDRCAVIAKQLNDFLYMYYRETDLYTDSEDRDGCVSNIHFAQFLYSASEADLEDVLLLLLRMENYVATFLGDGRGSAFCIDLPPEKRAPAPPRHTLLRHLAALAHLNCRRYRPETETSSRSETEEPVSTESVPPPPFTSSDLVLKDSLKQEKPHNLALKYARS, from the exons ATGGAACAAGAAGACGAATTCAAGCCTCAGTTTAAGATATCCTCAGACGAATTACccaaaatacacaaaaaatgcAACCACAACCGTCCACACACCAG TCCACATGTATCAACAGAAACAACTATTCCGTCTACATCGGGCCTTCAAACAGAACAAGACAAGGGCAGTATGAGAAACAATGACGACGAAACAAATGACagcaaagaaaaagaaaatgagGGCTCGATATCAGATTGGGTATCGGGTGGGCCGATTGGATCCAAGGTCGCCGTACTCGTATTTAGATCCTGCGTCCTCGCATCACGTACGCCCTCCATGGAATCAACGACGAAAACAGTCGGAAACAATACAGGGACCACGATATTGTTAAACAAAGCAAAGAACATGGCGAAAAGATTAGTAGCAGAACCGCATTCATTCAGTGTTAGgccaaaaaatattatgcacGATGTGATGGAAACGTTCGGAAATAGCAATAAATTTACCGGGCAAGCTTACGTTGTTAGGCACGTTAGTGAAGCTGAGATGCCTGAAACGATGTCCATTGAGGAACAAGGACGCGAACCAACTGAGCACAAGAGAGATATCGAAGACGTTCTTAATGATTTGAGCAAGATAACGCTGAAGAAGAATCTCAATATCGAAAACACAACTGCCAATATCAAACCACCAGAGGAACCACCACCAACGAAAG AtgtaaaagaagaaaaaaaagggAAGAAGAGTAAAGGCAAGAGCAAACGGAAGAACACTCACGTGCAGAGGACATTATCGCCGACATTAGAAAGCGACGACTCCGAACATATGCTGGTTAAAGACGTAGACAGCGTCAag GTATTAGAAAGTTGCCACATGCCGGCGCGCGTTTTAAAAATCACTTACAAACTAGTCAACACTGAAACCAAGTTACTGCACCGACTACTCCAAGCACACGGACTTCAGGAAGCCTCGCAGGATGCAAAGGATTTCAACCTTATGTGGGCTGGTTTGCATCCCAAGCCTGACGTGTTGCGATCTCTCACACCTTATCAACGGGTCAATCATTTCCCTCG GTCTTATGAATTAACTCGCAAAGACAAACTCTTCAAGAATATAGAGAAGATGCAATACTTCCGCGGCCTGAAGCATTTCGACTTCATACCGACCACCTTCCTCATGCCTGTCGAGTATAAGGAGCTGTGCACGACGCATTACAGGACGAAGGGACCTTGGATCGTGAAACCGGCAGCTTCTAGCCGCGGTCGGGGTATATATATAGTGAATACG CCTGAACAAATACCGAAAGGGGAGAACGTCGTCGTTGCGAAGTACATCGACAAACCCCTCCTCATTGGGGGGCACAAGTGTGACCTTCGTCTGTACGTGTGCGTTACATCTATAGATCCACTTCTGATCTATCTCTACGAGGAAGGACTCGTGAGGTTCGCCACGGTGAAGTACGATAAGACGAACAAGAACCTCTGGAACCCCTGCATGCACCTCTGCAACTACAGCATCAACAAATACCACACGGATTACATCAA GTGTGACGATCCCAACGCTGGTAACATCGGTCATAAGTGGACTCTATCGGCTCTTCTCCGCCACCTCCGCAAGCAAGGTCGGAATACAGCAGCACTGATGGCTGCCATCGAAGACCTGGTGGTGAAATCCATTCTTTCCTCAGCTCAGACCATCACAGCCGCTGCGAGGGTTTTCGTACCGAGCCATTTCAACTGCTTCG AATTGTTTGGATATGACATACTCATAGATGACATGCTGAAGCCTTGGTTACTGGAAATCAACTTATCGCCTag CTTGGCTTGCGAGAGTCCACTGGACGCCCGCGTCAAGTCGGCGCTACTAGCAGACACGTTGACGCTGGTCGGGCTGCCGGCTGTGCCCATGTCTAAAAACGAAGCGTCGCCACAGAGCAACTCGCTTAGGATGAGAATAGGAGCT TGTCGCAGAGTCCACTCGGCGGAGAACTCGTGCGTGCGCGGCAAGGCGGGCGGGCCGGCGCCGGGCGCGGCCGGGTCCGGCGGGCCGGGCGGGCCGGCCGGGCCGGCCGGGCCGGGCGGGCCGGGCGGGCCGGGCGGGCCGGGCGGCGCGCTGACGGGCGACGAGCTGCGCCTCGTGCGCGCCGTGCGGGCGCAGTACGCGCGGCGCGGCGGGTTCGTGCGGATCTTCCCGAGCCAGAACTCCTGGCAGAAGTACGCGCAGTATCTCG ACCCGGTGACGGGCGTGCCCGTGTGCTCCACGTCGCTGAACAACAACGCGCCGTACGCGGTCGTGCAGCACAACTACAACCTGCTGGTGCACTCGCACGTGCTGCCGCACTTCCAGCACGCCACCGTCGCCACCAGCCTCACCGACACGCCGCAGAG GCTGCAGCGCTACGAGGCGGCGTGCATCGCGGGCGCGGCGCCGCCCGTGCAGCTGgacgccgcgcccgcgccgcccgccgccgacGCGCGCCGCGCCAAGCTCCTCGTCAAGCAGCAGCTCGCCGACGGCCTGCGCCTCAC CACCGGCGAGGTCCGTCGCGCGTTCGGCCTGTACCTGACGCACGTGCTGAAGCGCATCTCGTCTCCGAGCAACGAGCTGGGCGTGCAGCACGCCGCGCTCGTGCTGCGCTTCCTGCGCCGCGCCTCCGCCTCGCTGCGCATGCCTTACAAT GGTCCTCCGGCGAAAATGTGCGACAAGGACCGATGCGCCGTTATCGCCAAGCAGCTCAACGATTTCCTGTACATGTACTACCGCGAGACCGACCTCTACACCGATAGTGAGGATCGCGACGGCTGCGTTTCCAATATACACTTCGCGCAATTTCTCTACTCAGCGAG CGAAGCCGATTTGGAAGATGTGTTGTTACTGCTCTTGCGCATGGAAAACTATGTCGCGACATTCCTTGGTGACGGTCGCGGGAGCGCCTTCTGCATCGACCTGCCGCCGGAGAAACGTGCGCCGGCCCCTCCGCGACACACGCTACTGCGACACCTCGCCGCGCTCGCACACCTCAACTGCAGGCGCTACCG ACCAGAAACAGAGACATCGAGCCGGTCGGAGACCGAGGAGCCGGTGTCTACAGAGAGTGTCCCTCCACCGCCTTTCA
- the LOC126775906 gene encoding succinate dehydrogenase [ubiquinone] cytochrome b small subunit, mitochondrial: MAFSMFLRTSACTSRILSQHMTRLGTQPALKPIDTQRTIATINSLKNTLLKSETTPILNSVRSFRTSVVRRSAEKGHDHSKLWVVERLTSVLLVPLIPIALIAPNKVFDSLLAILVTAHSFWGLEAIAVDYVRASIFGPVIPKIAIGLVYLISIATLGGLFYVITHDIGIANSIRQFWAIKSGQKA; encoded by the exons ATGGCATTCTCTATGTTCCTTCGCACATCtg CTTGCACAAGCCGAATATTATCTCAGCATATGACTAGATTGGGAACACAGCCGGCTCTGAAGCCCATTGACACTCAAAGAACTATAGCAACTATTAACTCGTTAAAGAATACTTTGTTGAAGTCTGAAACTACACCCATTCTGAATTCG gttCGCTCGTTCCGCACATCAGTGGTTAGACGATCAGCTGAAAAAGGTCATGATCACTCGAAGCTGTGGGTGGTTGAGAGGTTAACATCTGTACTTTTGGTGCCTCTCATTCCCATAGCATTAATAGCACCGAACAAAGTATTCGACTCACTTCTGGCTATCCTGGTTACTGCCCATAGTTTCTG GGGCCTGGAAGCAATTGCAGTTGATTACGTGAGGGCGAGTATCTTCGGTCCTGTTATCCCCAAGATTGCCATCGGTCTTGTCTACCTCATCTCCATTGCGACCCTCGGCGGGCTCTTCTACGTTATTACCCATGATATTGGAATCGCAAATTCTATTAGACAATTTTGGGCCATCAAATCTGGACAGAAagcataa
- the LOC126775886 gene encoding uncharacterized protein LOC126775886 isoform X2, which yields MGKVFAPHVSTETTIPSTSGLQTEQDKGSMRNNDDETNDSKEKENEGSISDWVSGGPIGSKVAVLVFRSCVLASRTPSMESTTKTVGNNTGTTILLNKAKNMAKRLVAEPHSFSVRPKNIMHDVMETFGNSNKFTGQAYVVRHVSEAEMPETMSIEEQGREPTEHKRDIEDVLNDLSKITLKKNLNIENTTANIKPPEEPPPTKDVKEEKKGKKSKGKSKRKNTHVQRTLSPTLESDDSEHMLVKDVDSVKVLESCHMPARVLKITYKLVNTETKLLHRLLQAHGLQEASQDAKDFNLMWAGLHPKPDVLRSLTPYQRVNHFPRSYELTRKDKLFKNIEKMQYFRGLKHFDFIPTTFLMPVEYKELCTTHYRTKGPWIVKPAASSRGRGIYIVNTPEQIPKGENVVVAKYIDKPLLIGGHKCDLRLYVCVTSIDPLLIYLYEEGLVRFATVKYDKTNKNLWNPCMHLCNYSINKYHTDYIKCDDPNAGNIGHKWTLSALLRHLRKQGRNTAALMAAIEDLVVKSILSSAQTITAAARVFVPSHFNCFELFGYDILIDDMLKPWLLEINLSPSLACESPLDARVKSALLADTLTLVGLPAVPMSKNEASPQSNSLRMRIGACRRVHSAENSCVRGKAGGPAPGAAGSGGPGGPAGPAGPGGPGGPGGPGGALTGDELRLVRAVRAQYARRGGFVRIFPSQNSWQKYAQYLDPVTGVPVCSTSLNNNAPYAVVQHNYNLLVHSHVLPHFQHATVATSLTDTPQRLQRYEAACIAGAAPPVQLDAAPAPPAADARRAKLLVKQQLADGLRLTTGEVRRAFGLYLTHVLKRISSPSNELGVQHAALVLRFLRRASASLRMPYNGPPAKMCDKDRCAVIAKQLNDFLYMYYRETDLYTDSEDRDGCVSNIHFAQFLYSASEADLEDVLLLLLRMENYVATFLGDGRGSAFCIDLPPEKRAPAPPRHTLLRHLAALAHLNCRRYRPETETSSRSETEEPVSTESVPPPPFTSSDLVLKDSLKQEKPHNLALKYARS from the exons ATGGGAAAAGTTTTTGC TCCACATGTATCAACAGAAACAACTATTCCGTCTACATCGGGCCTTCAAACAGAACAAGACAAGGGCAGTATGAGAAACAATGACGACGAAACAAATGACagcaaagaaaaagaaaatgagGGCTCGATATCAGATTGGGTATCGGGTGGGCCGATTGGATCCAAGGTCGCCGTACTCGTATTTAGATCCTGCGTCCTCGCATCACGTACGCCCTCCATGGAATCAACGACGAAAACAGTCGGAAACAATACAGGGACCACGATATTGTTAAACAAAGCAAAGAACATGGCGAAAAGATTAGTAGCAGAACCGCATTCATTCAGTGTTAGgccaaaaaatattatgcacGATGTGATGGAAACGTTCGGAAATAGCAATAAATTTACCGGGCAAGCTTACGTTGTTAGGCACGTTAGTGAAGCTGAGATGCCTGAAACGATGTCCATTGAGGAACAAGGACGCGAACCAACTGAGCACAAGAGAGATATCGAAGACGTTCTTAATGATTTGAGCAAGATAACGCTGAAGAAGAATCTCAATATCGAAAACACAACTGCCAATATCAAACCACCAGAGGAACCACCACCAACGAAAG AtgtaaaagaagaaaaaaaagggAAGAAGAGTAAAGGCAAGAGCAAACGGAAGAACACTCACGTGCAGAGGACATTATCGCCGACATTAGAAAGCGACGACTCCGAACATATGCTGGTTAAAGACGTAGACAGCGTCAag GTATTAGAAAGTTGCCACATGCCGGCGCGCGTTTTAAAAATCACTTACAAACTAGTCAACACTGAAACCAAGTTACTGCACCGACTACTCCAAGCACACGGACTTCAGGAAGCCTCGCAGGATGCAAAGGATTTCAACCTTATGTGGGCTGGTTTGCATCCCAAGCCTGACGTGTTGCGATCTCTCACACCTTATCAACGGGTCAATCATTTCCCTCG GTCTTATGAATTAACTCGCAAAGACAAACTCTTCAAGAATATAGAGAAGATGCAATACTTCCGCGGCCTGAAGCATTTCGACTTCATACCGACCACCTTCCTCATGCCTGTCGAGTATAAGGAGCTGTGCACGACGCATTACAGGACGAAGGGACCTTGGATCGTGAAACCGGCAGCTTCTAGCCGCGGTCGGGGTATATATATAGTGAATACG CCTGAACAAATACCGAAAGGGGAGAACGTCGTCGTTGCGAAGTACATCGACAAACCCCTCCTCATTGGGGGGCACAAGTGTGACCTTCGTCTGTACGTGTGCGTTACATCTATAGATCCACTTCTGATCTATCTCTACGAGGAAGGACTCGTGAGGTTCGCCACGGTGAAGTACGATAAGACGAACAAGAACCTCTGGAACCCCTGCATGCACCTCTGCAACTACAGCATCAACAAATACCACACGGATTACATCAA GTGTGACGATCCCAACGCTGGTAACATCGGTCATAAGTGGACTCTATCGGCTCTTCTCCGCCACCTCCGCAAGCAAGGTCGGAATACAGCAGCACTGATGGCTGCCATCGAAGACCTGGTGGTGAAATCCATTCTTTCCTCAGCTCAGACCATCACAGCCGCTGCGAGGGTTTTCGTACCGAGCCATTTCAACTGCTTCG AATTGTTTGGATATGACATACTCATAGATGACATGCTGAAGCCTTGGTTACTGGAAATCAACTTATCGCCTag CTTGGCTTGCGAGAGTCCACTGGACGCCCGCGTCAAGTCGGCGCTACTAGCAGACACGTTGACGCTGGTCGGGCTGCCGGCTGTGCCCATGTCTAAAAACGAAGCGTCGCCACAGAGCAACTCGCTTAGGATGAGAATAGGAGCT TGTCGCAGAGTCCACTCGGCGGAGAACTCGTGCGTGCGCGGCAAGGCGGGCGGGCCGGCGCCGGGCGCGGCCGGGTCCGGCGGGCCGGGCGGGCCGGCCGGGCCGGCCGGGCCGGGCGGGCCGGGCGGGCCGGGCGGGCCGGGCGGCGCGCTGACGGGCGACGAGCTGCGCCTCGTGCGCGCCGTGCGGGCGCAGTACGCGCGGCGCGGCGGGTTCGTGCGGATCTTCCCGAGCCAGAACTCCTGGCAGAAGTACGCGCAGTATCTCG ACCCGGTGACGGGCGTGCCCGTGTGCTCCACGTCGCTGAACAACAACGCGCCGTACGCGGTCGTGCAGCACAACTACAACCTGCTGGTGCACTCGCACGTGCTGCCGCACTTCCAGCACGCCACCGTCGCCACCAGCCTCACCGACACGCCGCAGAG GCTGCAGCGCTACGAGGCGGCGTGCATCGCGGGCGCGGCGCCGCCCGTGCAGCTGgacgccgcgcccgcgccgcccgccgccgacGCGCGCCGCGCCAAGCTCCTCGTCAAGCAGCAGCTCGCCGACGGCCTGCGCCTCAC CACCGGCGAGGTCCGTCGCGCGTTCGGCCTGTACCTGACGCACGTGCTGAAGCGCATCTCGTCTCCGAGCAACGAGCTGGGCGTGCAGCACGCCGCGCTCGTGCTGCGCTTCCTGCGCCGCGCCTCCGCCTCGCTGCGCATGCCTTACAAT GGTCCTCCGGCGAAAATGTGCGACAAGGACCGATGCGCCGTTATCGCCAAGCAGCTCAACGATTTCCTGTACATGTACTACCGCGAGACCGACCTCTACACCGATAGTGAGGATCGCGACGGCTGCGTTTCCAATATACACTTCGCGCAATTTCTCTACTCAGCGAG CGAAGCCGATTTGGAAGATGTGTTGTTACTGCTCTTGCGCATGGAAAACTATGTCGCGACATTCCTTGGTGACGGTCGCGGGAGCGCCTTCTGCATCGACCTGCCGCCGGAGAAACGTGCGCCGGCCCCTCCGCGACACACGCTACTGCGACACCTCGCCGCGCTCGCACACCTCAACTGCAGGCGCTACCG ACCAGAAACAGAGACATCGAGCCGGTCGGAGACCGAGGAGCCGGTGTCTACAGAGAGTGTCCCTCCACCGCCTTTCA